In the Brassica napus cultivar Da-Ae chromosome A7, Da-Ae, whole genome shotgun sequence genome, one interval contains:
- the LOC106435293 gene encoding indole glucosinolate O-methyltransferase 4-like isoform X2, which translates to MTNYLPDPLTTSTKPSLIKEEERFDEETLSLQAERILYSVTFPMVFKTALELGVIDTIVAAQGVWLSASDIALRLPTKPTNPKAPVLLDRMLVFLASNSILTSRMVEAGENGQTGNGERLYAAQPVCMFFLNRGEGSGSLASLFMVALSEVYFKSWTHLKDMVLEGKDAFTSAHGMKLFEYIGSKEPFGELFNRAMSESSTLTMKKVLEVYRGFEDVNTLVDVGGGIGTVINLVLSKYPHIKGINFDLPSVLAHPSVYPGVENVSGDMFKEIPNGDAIFLKMKIV; encoded by the exons ATGACAAACTATCTCCCAGATCCCTTAACCACTTCCACTAAACCCAGTCTTattaaagaagaagaacgaTTTGATGAAGAAACATTGAGCTTACAAGCAGAGCGGATCTTGTACTCCGTTACATTCCCTATGGTTTTCAAAACCGCCTTGGAACTTGGTGTTATTGACACGATCGTAGCTGCACAAGGTGTATGGCTCTCGGCTTCTGATATTGCACTTCGTCTCCCAACAAAACCCACCAACCCGAAGGCACCGGTTTTGTTGGACCGGATGTTGGTTTTCCTAGCCAGTAATTCGATCTTGACTTCCCGTATGGTTGAAGCCGGAGAGAACGGTCAAACCGGAAATGGTGAGAGGCTATATGCTGCTCAACCGGTTTGCATGTTTTTCTTAAACCGTGGAGAAGGCTCAGGTTCTCTCGCGTCTCTGTTTATGGTTGCCCTAAGCGAAGTCTATTTTAAGAGTTG GACTCATCTCAAAGATATGGTTTTAGAAGGAAAAGATGCATTCACCTCTGCTCATGGCATGAAACTCTTTGAATACATTGGTTCAAAGGAACCGTTCGGTGAGCTGTTTAACCGAGCAATGTCAGAATCTTCTACCCTCACCATGAAGAAAGTTTTAGAAGTTTATAGAGGATTTGAAGATGTAAATACTTTAGTGGATGTTGGAGGAGGAATTGGAACTGTTATAAATctagtgctttccaagtatccTCACATCAAAGGCATCAATTTTGACCTACCCTCAGTATTAGCCCATCCTTCTGTTTATCCAG gaGTGGAGAATGTTTCAGGAGATATGTTTAAAGAAATTCCAAACGGAGATGCCATCTTCTTGAAA ATGAAGATTgtataa
- the LOC106435293 gene encoding indole glucosinolate O-methyltransferase 4-like isoform X1, which translates to MTNYLPDPLTTSTKPSLIKEEERFDEETLSLQAERILYSVTFPMVFKTALELGVIDTIVAAQGVWLSASDIALRLPTKPTNPKAPVLLDRMLVFLASNSILTSRMVEAGENGQTGNGERLYAAQPVCMFFLNRGEGSGSLASLFMVALSEVYFKSWTHLKDMVLEGKDAFTSAHGMKLFEYIGSKEPFGELFNRAMSESSTLTMKKVLEVYRGFEDVNTLVDVGGGIGTVINLVLSKYPHIKGINFDLPSVLAHPSVYPGVENVSGDMFKEIPNGDAIFLKWILHDWTDEDCIKILKNCWQSLSEGGKVIIVEMTTPENTKINDFSSNIVYAMDMFMLTQCSGGKERSFSQIKNLACDSGFVRCEIKCHAYSYCIIELHK; encoded by the exons ATGACAAACTATCTCCCAGATCCCTTAACCACTTCCACTAAACCCAGTCTTattaaagaagaagaacgaTTTGATGAAGAAACATTGAGCTTACAAGCAGAGCGGATCTTGTACTCCGTTACATTCCCTATGGTTTTCAAAACCGCCTTGGAACTTGGTGTTATTGACACGATCGTAGCTGCACAAGGTGTATGGCTCTCGGCTTCTGATATTGCACTTCGTCTCCCAACAAAACCCACCAACCCGAAGGCACCGGTTTTGTTGGACCGGATGTTGGTTTTCCTAGCCAGTAATTCGATCTTGACTTCCCGTATGGTTGAAGCCGGAGAGAACGGTCAAACCGGAAATGGTGAGAGGCTATATGCTGCTCAACCGGTTTGCATGTTTTTCTTAAACCGTGGAGAAGGCTCAGGTTCTCTCGCGTCTCTGTTTATGGTTGCCCTAAGCGAAGTCTATTTTAAGAGTTG GACTCATCTCAAAGATATGGTTTTAGAAGGAAAAGATGCATTCACCTCTGCTCATGGCATGAAACTCTTTGAATACATTGGTTCAAAGGAACCGTTCGGTGAGCTGTTTAACCGAGCAATGTCAGAATCTTCTACCCTCACCATGAAGAAAGTTTTAGAAGTTTATAGAGGATTTGAAGATGTAAATACTTTAGTGGATGTTGGAGGAGGAATTGGAACTGTTATAAATctagtgctttccaagtatccTCACATCAAAGGCATCAATTTTGACCTACCCTCAGTATTAGCCCATCCTTCTGTTTATCCAG gaGTGGAGAATGTTTCAGGAGATATGTTTAAAGAAATTCCAAACGGAGATGCCATCTTCTTGAAA TGGATACTACATGATTGGACAGATGAAGATTgtataaaaattctaaaaaattgcTGGCAAAGTCTTTCTGAGGGAGGAAAAGTGATAATAGTCGAA ATGACTACTCCCGAAAATACAAAGATCAACGACTTCTCTTCGAACATTGTGTATGCCATGGACATGTTTATGTTAACCCAATGCTCGGGTGGTAAGGAGAGGTCTTTCTCCCAGATCAAGAATCTAGCCTGTGATTCGGGTTTTGTTCGTTGTGAAATCAAATGTCATGCCTACTCATATTGTATTATTGAGCTCCACAAATAG